From a region of the Dunckerocampus dactyliophorus isolate RoL2022-P2 chromosome 20, RoL_Ddac_1.1, whole genome shotgun sequence genome:
- the s100a10a gene encoding protein S100-A10a, protein MPSELETAMESLIKVFHRYASRDGKGTLNRRELRELMENELSNFLRCQKDPAAVDKIMKDLDTNGDGQVDFEEFVSLVVGLSVACEQCYQMHLKQMARK, encoded by the exons ATGCCTTCCGAGCTGGAGACCGCCATGGAGTCCCTCATCAAGGTGTTCCACCGGTACGCCTCCAGGGACGGCAAGGGGACCCTCAACCGGCGGGAGCTCCGTGAATTGATGGAGAACGAGCTGTCTAACTTTCTGAGG TGCCAGAAGGACCCCGCAGCCGTGGACAAGATCATGAAGGACCTGGACACGAACGGGGACGGCCAGGTGGACTTTGAGGAGTTTGTGTCGCTGGTGGTTGGACTCTCCGTTGCTTGTGAGCAGTGCTATCAGATGCACTTGAAGCAGATGGCAAGGAAGTAA